In Calditrichota bacterium, a single genomic region encodes these proteins:
- the dcd gene encoding dCTP deaminase: MSILTRDEILKEIKAGNIVIDPFDEEMVGPGSVDLHLGDKFRIFKKVHDIIEVNDSADYSEMTELRHAPEGIVLMPGETILGITRERIQLASDICGWLEGRSKFARLGLLVHISASFMQPGINNQQVLEMTNFSPMPLRIHPGTAICQFIFQRTIGEAKYEGRFRNQVNNDF; encoded by the coding sequence ATGAGCATCCTGACCAGAGATGAAATTTTGAAAGAAATCAAAGCGGGAAACATCGTCATTGACCCATTTGACGAAGAAATGGTCGGCCCGGGATCGGTGGATCTGCACCTGGGCGATAAGTTTCGCATTTTCAAGAAAGTGCACGATATCATTGAAGTAAACGATAGCGCCGATTACAGCGAGATGACTGAGTTGCGCCATGCTCCCGAAGGCATCGTACTCATGCCCGGCGAGACAATTTTAGGCATTACGCGCGAGCGAATTCAATTAGCGTCGGACATCTGCGGCTGGCTCGAAGGGCGGAGCAAGTTTGCGCGACTGGGCCTGTTGGTGCACATTTCCGCCAGCTTCATGCAACCGGGAATTAACAACCAGCAGGTGCTGGAAATGACCAATTTCAGTCCCATGCCGCTGCGTATTCATCCGGGAACTGCCATTTGCCAGTTCATTTTCCAGCGCACCATCGGCGAGGCGAAATATGAAGGGAGATTTCGCAATCAGGTGAATAATGATTTTTGA